A DNA window from Campylobacter lari contains the following coding sequences:
- the tsf gene encoding translation elongation factor Ts encodes MAEITAQMVKELRESTGAGMMDCKNALKDTDGDFEKAVQLLREKGLGKADKKADRLAAEGLVSVKVSDDFKCATVSEINSETDFVAKNEQFIALTKDTTAHIQAKSLQNVEELHSSEINGVKFEEYLKSQIATIGENLVVRRFATLKAGANGIVNGYIHTNGRVGVVIAAACDSEATASKCGEFLKHICMHIAAMKPSYLSYEELDMDFVENEYKALVAELEKENEERRRLKDPNKPEHKIPKYASRKQLTQEVIQAAEEAIKAELQAQGKPEKIWPNIIPGKLNSFIADNSQLDSRLTLMGQFYVMDDKKTIEQVIADKEKELGGTIKIVEFIRFEVGEGLEKKTEDFAAEVAAQIG; translated from the coding sequence ATGGCTGAAATCACTGCACAAATGGTAAAAGAACTGCGCGAGAGTACTGGCGCAGGTATGATGGATTGTAAAAATGCTTTAAAAGATACAGATGGTGATTTTGAAAAAGCAGTGCAACTTTTAAGAGAAAAAGGACTTGGAAAAGCTGATAAAAAAGCTGATCGTTTAGCTGCTGAAGGTTTAGTAAGTGTAAAAGTAAGTGATGATTTTAAATGTGCAACTGTAAGTGAAATTAACTCAGAAACAGATTTTGTTGCTAAAAATGAACAATTTATTGCTTTAACAAAAGATACAACAGCACATATTCAAGCCAAGAGTCTTCAAAATGTTGAAGAATTACATTCAAGTGAGATTAATGGTGTTAAATTTGAAGAGTATTTAAAAAGTCAAATTGCAACTATTGGTGAAAATTTAGTTGTTAGAAGATTTGCTACTTTAAAAGCAGGTGCTAATGGCATAGTAAATGGTTATATTCACACCAATGGTCGTGTTGGTGTAGTTATTGCTGCAGCTTGCGATAGTGAAGCTACGGCTAGCAAGTGTGGAGAATTTTTAAAACATATTTGTATGCATATTGCTGCAATGAAGCCAAGTTATTTATCTTATGAAGAGCTTGATATGGATTTTGTAGAAAATGAGTATAAAGCTTTAGTTGCTGAGTTAGAAAAAGAAAATGAAGAAAGAAGAAGATTAAAAGATCCTAATAAACCAGAGCATAAAATTCCAAAATATGCAAGCAGAAAACAATTAACTCAAGAGGTAATTCAAGCAGCTGAAGAAGCTATTAAGGCTGAACTTCAAGCACAAGGTAAGCCAGAAAAAATTTGGCCTAATATTATCCCAGGTAAGTTGAATAGTTTTATAGCAGATAACTCTCAACTTGATAGCAGACTTACTTTAATGGGTCAGTTTTATGTAATGGATGATAAAAAAACTATCGAACAAGTAATTGCTGATAAAGAAAAGGAACTAGGTGGAACTATCAAAATAGTCGAATTTATTCGTTTTGAAGTAGGTGAGGGCCTAGAAAAGAAAACTGAAGATTTTGCTGCTGAAGTTGCTGCACAAATTGGTTAA
- a CDS encoding ABC transporter ATP-binding protein, protein MELLKAENLNHSFDIPLFENLNFTLNTKDCIAVCGSSGCGKSTLLHILSTLLKPQSGKVFYNNQDLYDLDDEALLEIRRKDFGIIFQMHYLFKGFLAFENIELASVLSGQNIDYELLKKLDIADLMNQKITKLSGGQQQRVSIARVLSKKPKIIFADEATGNLDFKNALNVMDILIDYIKENNAALIFVTHDQELAKKCDKVFHLNNHGIC, encoded by the coding sequence ATGGAACTTTTAAAAGCGGAAAATTTAAACCATAGTTTTGATATTCCGCTTTTTGAAAATTTAAATTTTACTTTAAATACAAAAGATTGTATTGCAGTATGTGGAAGCAGTGGATGTGGTAAATCTACTCTTTTACATATTTTATCTACCTTATTAAAACCTCAATCGGGAAAAGTTTTTTATAATAATCAAGATTTATACGACTTAGATGATGAAGCTTTGCTAGAAATTCGTAGAAAAGATTTTGGTATTATTTTTCAAATGCATTATTTATTTAAAGGTTTTTTGGCTTTTGAAAATATAGAACTTGCGAGTGTTTTAAGCGGCCAGAATATTGATTATGAATTATTAAAAAAACTTGATATTGCAGATTTAATGAATCAAAAAATCACAAAACTAAGCGGTGGACAACAGCAAAGAGTAAGTATAGCTAGGGTTTTAAGCAAGAAGCCAAAAATTATTTTTGCAGATGAGGCTACCGGAAATTTAGATTTTAAAAATGCTTTAAATGTAATGGATATTTTGATTGATTATATCAAAGAAAATAATGCAGCTTTAATTTTTGTTACGCATGATCAAGAGCTTGCTAAAAAATGTGATAAGGTTTTTCACTTAAACAACCATGGAATTTGTTAA
- the fliR gene encoding flagellar biosynthetic protein FliR produces the protein MEFVKYLGDENVVIFMLLFARMSGLIVFFPFFSHNSIPLVVKTTLVMFLTMFLYPLAKLENNTPDSFFILYLLSEVIFGMIAGMILQMTFAILQMAGEQISFTMGFSMASVMDPTTGANTPVISQVLNLLALLVFLAFDGHHLILLFISNSLEYISLGGFYPHENLMLYLNKAMVNIFVLGFSMAFPVLAISLLSDVIFGMLMKTMPQFNLLVVGYPIKIFLSFAVLIAILLIMMQYFKNLIVKSFEHMELLFFNI, from the coding sequence ATGGAATTTGTTAAATATTTAGGTGATGAAAATGTAGTTATTTTCATGCTTTTGTTTGCTAGAATGAGTGGATTGATAGTTTTTTTCCCTTTTTTTTCTCATAATAGTATTCCTTTGGTGGTAAAAACAACTTTGGTAATGTTTTTAACAATGTTTTTATACCCTTTAGCTAAGCTTGAAAATAATACACCTGATTCTTTTTTTATTCTATATCTTTTAAGTGAAGTTATTTTTGGGATGATAGCAGGAATGATTTTGCAAATGACTTTTGCCATTTTGCAAATGGCAGGTGAGCAGATTTCTTTTACTATGGGTTTTTCAATGGCTAGTGTTATGGATCCCACAACAGGTGCAAATACTCCTGTAATTTCACAAGTTTTAAATTTATTAGCTTTGCTTGTATTTTTAGCTTTTGATGGACATCATTTGATTTTGCTTTTTATATCTAATTCATTGGAATATATTAGTTTAGGTGGATTTTATCCACATGAAAATTTAATGCTTTATTTAAATAAAGCTATGGTAAATATTTTTGTGCTTGGTTTTTCTATGGCTTTTCCTGTTTTAGCTATTTCTTTGCTATCAGATGTGATTTTTGGCATGCTTATGAAAACTATGCCGCAATTTAATCTTTTAGTGGTTGGTTATCCTATCAAGATATTTTTGTCTTTCGCGGTTCTTATTGCTATTTTACTTATTATGATGCAATATTTTAAAAATTTAATAGTAAAAAGTTTTGAGCATATGGAGTTGTTATTTTTTAATATATAA
- the gmk gene encoding guanylate kinase has product MSGQILIISGPSGAGKSTLLQRLFKEKDNIYFSISSTTRAPRENEKNGVDYFFISEEEFKQGIEKGDFLEWALVHKNYYGTSLVPVKKALQEGKSVIFDIDVQGFCIAKEKMPNYITSVFITTKDKKELEKRLLKRNTDKIEDISKRLENASDEMAYLDRYDFLIINDDLEKSYRELEAVFEASKLKSTKHDLKQIQIQWNKGE; this is encoded by the coding sequence TTGAGCGGTCAAATTTTAATTATCTCAGGACCAAGTGGAGCAGGTAAGAGTACCTTGCTTCAAAGGCTTTTTAAAGAAAAAGATAATATTTATTTTTCTATTTCAAGCACAACAAGAGCTCCTAGAGAAAATGAAAAAAATGGAGTAGATTATTTTTTTATCAGTGAAGAAGAATTTAAACAAGGTATAGAAAAAGGTGATTTTTTAGAATGGGCTTTAGTGCATAAAAATTACTACGGTACATCGTTAGTTCCTGTAAAAAAAGCATTGCAAGAGGGTAAAAGTGTCATTTTTGATATAGATGTGCAAGGCTTTTGCATAGCTAAAGAAAAAATGCCTAATTATATTACTTCTGTATTTATCACAACTAAAGATAAAAAAGAACTTGAAAAAAGATTGCTTAAGCGAAATACTGATAAAATAGAAGATATTAGCAAAAGATTAGAAAATGCTAGTGATGAAATGGCTTATTTGGACCGATATGATTTTTTAATCATAAATGATGATCTTGAAAAAAGCTATAGGGAGTTAGAAGCAGTTTTTGAAGCTTCAAAATTAAAAAGTACAAAACATGATTTAAAACAAATTCAAATTCAATGGAATAAAGGAGAATAA
- a CDS encoding twin-arginine translocase TatA/TatE family subunit — MHMPSGTQWLIILLIVVLLFGAKKIPELAKGLGKGIKTFKDEMNTDDDKKIVQEDAQKIEKINEKDVLVKENNEETKKA; from the coding sequence ATGCATATGCCAAGTGGAACCCAATGGTTAATTATATTACTTATTGTAGTATTACTTTTTGGTGCTAAAAAAATTCCAGAGCTTGCTAAAGGTTTAGGAAAAGGTATTAAAACTTTTAAAGATGAAATGAATACTGATGATGATAAAAAAATCGTTCAAGAAGATGCACAAAAAATTGAAAAAATCAACGAAAAAGATGTGCTGGTAAAAGAAAATAATGAAGAAACAAAAAAAGCTTAA
- the argS gene encoding arginine--tRNA ligase, with translation MKTLVYKEIKEKLGRDFILENPKNKNLAHFATPLAFSLAKELRQNPIIIANDIVAKLKDCDCFESVEALNGYVNFKLSKAFLNSLATQALGDSEKFAKDEKKEQSFLLEYVSANPTGPLHIGHARGAIFGDTLTRVARHLGYKFDTEYYVNDAGNQIYLLGLSILLAVKEHCLKEQVRYPDEYYKGEYIIDVAKEAFAEFEKDFFIEGNIPQLALWAKDKMLKIIKQNLADAKIFIDTYVSETSYYSELENTLKALKEHGGTYEQDGKIWLASSAKGDEKDRVIIKDDGKGTYLAADIVYHKDKMSRGYDKCINIWGADHHGYIARMKAAMEFLGHDSQNLEIILAQMVSLLKNGEPYKMSKRAGNFILMGDVLEELGSDVLRYIFISKKCDTHLEFDVDEFKKEDSSNPVYYINYAHARIHQVFAKAGKSVNDVIYAKFESLNEDGMNLLFESLNLKAVLNDAFESRALQKIPDYLKNLASLFHKFYNENKVVGSSNEDELLKLFAICALSIKTAFALMGIEAKNKMNHD, from the coding sequence TTGAAAACTTTAGTTTATAAAGAAATTAAAGAGAAACTAGGAAGAGATTTTATCTTAGAAAATCCTAAGAATAAAAATCTAGCCCATTTTGCTACACCTTTGGCTTTTTCTTTAGCTAAAGAATTAAGGCAAAACCCTATAATAATTGCTAATGATATTGTTGCTAAGTTAAAAGATTGTGATTGTTTTGAAAGTGTAGAGGCTTTAAATGGTTATGTAAATTTTAAGCTTTCAAAGGCTTTTTTAAATTCTTTGGCTACGCAAGCTTTGGGTGATAGTGAAAAATTTGCAAAAGATGAAAAAAAAGAGCAGAGTTTTTTACTTGAATATGTTAGTGCAAATCCAACAGGACCTTTACACATAGGGCATGCTAGAGGGGCTATTTTTGGTGATACTTTAACTAGGGTTGCTAGACATTTAGGATATAAATTTGATACAGAATATTATGTTAATGATGCGGGTAATCAAATTTATCTTTTAGGTCTTTCTATATTGCTTGCAGTAAAAGAGCATTGTTTAAAAGAGCAAGTTCGATATCCTGATGAGTATTATAAAGGTGAATATATTATAGATGTAGCAAAAGAGGCTTTTGCTGAATTTGAAAAAGATTTTTTTATAGAAGGAAATATTCCACAATTAGCGCTTTGGGCTAAGGATAAAATGCTAAAAATTATTAAGCAAAATTTAGCCGATGCTAAGATATTTATTGATACTTATGTGAGTGAAACAAGCTATTATAGTGAATTAGAAAATACTTTAAAAGCCTTAAAAGAGCATGGTGGTACTTATGAGCAAGATGGTAAAATATGGCTTGCATCAAGTGCTAAAGGTGATGAAAAAGATCGTGTGATTATTAAAGATGATGGAAAAGGAACTTATCTAGCTGCTGATATAGTTTATCATAAAGATAAAATGAGTCGTGGTTATGATAAGTGTATCAATATATGGGGAGCTGATCATCACGGCTATATAGCTAGAATGAAAGCTGCTATGGAATTTTTAGGTCATGATAGTCAAAATCTTGAAATTATCTTAGCACAAATGGTTTCATTGTTAAAAAATGGCGAGCCTTATAAGATGAGTAAAAGAGCAGGAAATTTCATTTTAATGGGTGATGTTTTAGAAGAACTTGGTAGTGATGTGCTAAGATATATTTTTATCAGCAAAAAATGTGATACGCATTTGGAATTTGATGTAGATGAGTTTAAAAAAGAAGATAGCTCTAATCCTGTGTATTATATTAATTATGCTCATGCGAGAATTCATCAAGTATTTGCCAAAGCAGGTAAGAGTGTAAATGATGTTATATATGCTAAATTTGAGAGTTTAAATGAAGATGGTATGAATCTTTTGTTTGAAAGCTTAAATTTAAAAGCAGTACTTAATGATGCATTCGAATCAAGAGCCTTGCAAAAAATTCCTGATTATTTAAAAAATTTAGCCTCTTTATTTCATAAATTTTATAATGAAAATAAAGTTGTTGGCTCAAGCAATGAAGATGAGCTTTTAAAACTTTTTGCCATATGTGCCTTGAGTATTAAAACAGCTTTTGCACTCATGGGAATAGAGGCAAAGAATAAAATGAATCACGATTAA
- a CDS encoding threonine/serine exporter family protein has protein sequence MIDYSSILWDMFFAALTGFGFAYVCNPPFKTLILSAILAAIAHGMRFTLMGYFGFQTLAIATFIASFSIGCLGLFLAKIFKTPAEIIAFPALIPMIPGIYAYKAILYLISFIRSEDIGEKTNFLIHFFDYFFTTLSVTLALAVGVSITLLLFFEQSFMMTRSIKKSKNHDQN, from the coding sequence ATGATTGATTATTCTTCTATACTTTGGGATATGTTTTTTGCAGCTTTAACAGGATTTGGTTTTGCTTATGTGTGTAATCCACCCTTTAAAACACTCATACTTTCAGCCATATTAGCCGCTATAGCTCATGGTATGCGTTTTACTCTAATGGGGTATTTTGGCTTTCAAACTTTAGCTATTGCGACCTTTATAGCTTCTTTTAGCATAGGTTGTCTTGGTTTGTTTTTGGCTAAGATTTTTAAAACACCCGCTGAAATTATAGCTTTTCCTGCTCTTATCCCTATGATACCCGGAATTTACGCATACAAAGCTATATTGTATTTGATTTCTTTTATACGCTCAGAGGATATTGGCGAAAAAACTAATTTTTTGATTCATTTTTTTGATTATTTCTTTACAACACTTTCGGTAACATTAGCTCTAGCAGTAGGAGTAAGCATAACCTTGCTTTTATTTTTTGAACAAAGCTTTATGATGACAAGAAGTATTAAAAAAAGCAAAAATCACGATCAAAATTAA
- a CDS encoding threonine/serine exporter family protein translates to MQKPSIQNLTNFLIEYISVFLSAGTYTARVAKCVGRIANAYGYEINMNFFFHHTTLNIFDKDDNSIQRTYIIPNKHNHINFKLILELSALSWQIHDHKYNLEEAKISLLKLKQTKRNPFLANLFLVSAANSAFCKLFGGDFYGCLFVFLATLVGFSLRVLLTRIKIDLRIQYIFCSFLSSFIVFFGVDLKLIQEANIALGSSILYLIPGVYFINSIIDILKDHILMGFSRIISVVILVCCIAIGIYTTLSISDFGILR, encoded by the coding sequence ATGCAAAAACCATCAATTCAAAATTTAACTAATTTTTTAATCGAATATATTAGCGTTTTTCTAAGTGCAGGAACTTACACAGCAAGAGTAGCAAAATGTGTTGGAAGGATAGCTAATGCGTATGGTTATGAAATTAATATGAATTTTTTCTTTCATCATACTACGCTAAATATTTTTGATAAAGATGATAACTCTATACAAAGAACCTACATCATACCTAACAAACACAATCATATTAATTTTAAACTTATTTTAGAACTTAGTGCATTAAGTTGGCAAATTCATGATCATAAATACAACCTAGAAGAAGCTAAAATTTCTCTTTTAAAACTCAAACAAACCAAAAGAAATCCTTTTTTAGCTAATTTATTTTTAGTTTCAGCAGCAAATTCGGCCTTTTGTAAGCTATTTGGGGGAGATTTTTATGGATGTTTATTTGTATTTTTAGCTACTTTGGTGGGTTTTAGTTTGAGAGTTTTACTCACTAGAATAAAAATTGATTTAAGAATTCAATATATTTTTTGCTCTTTTTTATCTTCTTTTATTGTGTTTTTTGGAGTGGATTTAAAGCTTATACAAGAAGCAAATATTGCTTTGGGTTCTAGTATCTTGTATTTAATACCTGGAGTTTATTTTATAAACTCAATTATAGATATTTTAAAAGATCACATACTTATGGGTTTTAGTCGTATTATTAGTGTGGTGATATTGGTATGCTGTATTGCTATTGGAATTTATACCACTCTTAGCATTAGTGACTTTGGAATTTTAAGATGA
- a CDS encoding DedA family protein, with protein sequence MLGDIIDFLLTLAKDWGYWGIIFLMFIESSFFPFPSEVVMIPAGYLAHQNELNFWLCLLCGTFGALLGALLNYYLCYFLGRNVILKICKYFGVNETKFAQFEAFFNKHGEISTFSGRLIPGLRQYISLPAGLARMNLKKFIFYTSLGAGIWCLILLILGYILGKNEDLLKEYLHFVIIACIIFISMLLAIYIYIQKKKNYT encoded by the coding sequence ATGCTTGGTGATATTATAGATTTTTTACTTACTCTTGCAAAAGATTGGGGTTATTGGGGGATTATCTTTCTTATGTTTATAGAAAGCTCCTTTTTTCCTTTTCCTAGTGAAGTAGTGATGATACCTGCTGGATATTTAGCTCATCAAAACGAACTTAACTTTTGGCTATGTCTACTTTGTGGGACTTTTGGAGCTCTTTTGGGTGCTTTATTAAATTATTACTTATGTTATTTTTTAGGGCGTAATGTTATTTTAAAAATATGTAAATATTTTGGAGTTAATGAAACAAAATTTGCTCAGTTTGAAGCCTTTTTCAATAAACATGGTGAAATATCAACATTTAGTGGTAGATTAATCCCTGGATTGCGTCAATACATTTCTTTACCTGCTGGACTTGCAAGAATGAATTTGAAAAAATTTATATTTTATACTAGTTTGGGAGCTGGAATTTGGTGTTTGATTTTACTTATATTAGGTTATATTTTAGGTAAAAATGAAGACTTACTTAAAGAATATCTACATTTTGTTATTATTGCTTGTATTATTTTTATAAGTATGCTTTTAGCTATTTATATTTATATACAAAAAAAGAAAAATTACACTTAA
- a CDS encoding trehalose-6-phosphate synthase — MHFIFICIHLICAIFFIAYVFFDVCVYCFAYKHENKEDCDKIKKAYTKSSIFIFASIFILLLLSGFYLLSFYEFNSFWDFFASNFGVFLFIKLLLLITMLALTCYSLFFIKILKRKDPLKSHLIALILCILIVICAKAMLYF; from the coding sequence ATGCATTTTATTTTTATTTGTATTCATCTTATCTGTGCTATATTTTTTATAGCCTATGTATTTTTTGATGTTTGTGTTTATTGCTTTGCTTATAAACACGAAAACAAAGAAGATTGCGATAAAATTAAAAAAGCCTATACCAAATCAAGTATTTTTATTTTTGCTAGTATTTTTATCTTACTTTTATTGAGTGGTTTTTATCTTTTAAGTTTTTATGAATTTAATTCTTTTTGGGATTTTTTTGCAAGCAATTTTGGAGTATTTTTATTTATCAAGCTTTTGCTACTAATAACAATGTTAGCTTTAACTTGTTATTCTTTGTTTTTTATAAAAATTTTAAAAAGAAAAGATCCTTTAAAATCTCACTTGATTGCATTGATTTTATGTATTTTAATAGTCATTTGTGCAAAAGCCATGCTATATTTTTAA
- a CDS encoding peptidylprolyl isomerase: MLKKIDIKDAKKYNFAIISTEKGDMKLELFPDEAPQTVCNFANLANEGFYDELVFHRVIPNFVIQGGCPYGIGSGGPGYEIECECDDQKHKHLRGSLSMAHAGRDTGGSQFFICHSPQPHLDGVHTIFGQINPEDKESLEVLDSIRAGDKIKTIQILEKL, translated from the coding sequence ATGCTTAAAAAAATCGACATAAAAGATGCAAAAAAATACAATTTTGCTATCATTAGCACCGAAAAAGGCGATATGAAATTAGAATTATTTCCCGATGAAGCACCACAAACTGTGTGTAATTTTGCCAACTTAGCCAATGAAGGTTTTTATGATGAGCTTGTTTTTCACCGCGTGATTCCAAATTTTGTAATACAAGGTGGCTGCCCTTATGGTATAGGTTCAGGTGGCCCTGGTTATGAGATAGAATGTGAATGTGACGATCAAAAACACAAGCACTTAAGAGGTAGCTTATCTATGGCTCATGCTGGTAGAGATACAGGTGGTTCACAATTTTTTATCTGTCATAGCCCACAACCTCATTTAGATGGAGTACATACTATCTTTGGACAAATCAATCCTGAAGACAAAGAAAGTTTAGAAGTACTAGATAGCATTAGAGCAGGAGATAAAATCAAAACTATCCAAATTTTAGAAAAACTTTAA
- a CDS encoding YebC/PmpR family DNA-binding transcriptional regulator, protein MGRAFEYRRASKEARWDKMSKLFPKLAKAIQVAAKEGGADPDMNPKLRSAIATAKANNMPKDNIDAAIKRASGKDSADIKNIHYEGKAAHGALIIVECMSDNPTRTVANVKAIFSKNGGEILQNGSLTFMFSHKAVFHLEKYDGDLEELELELIDAGLEELEQNDEELLIIGDYTAFGELSNAIEKKGLVLKKAGLEYLANNPVSFSEEQLLDIEKLLDKLEDDDDVQAVYTNIE, encoded by the coding sequence ATGGGAAGAGCGTTTGAATATCGCAGAGCCTCTAAAGAAGCAAGATGGGATAAAATGAGCAAACTTTTTCCAAAACTTGCAAAGGCTATACAAGTAGCAGCAAAAGAAGGCGGAGCTGATCCTGATATGAATCCAAAGCTTCGTAGTGCCATAGCTACTGCAAAAGCTAATAATATGCCAAAAGACAATATCGATGCAGCTATTAAAAGAGCAAGTGGAAAAGATAGTGCTGATATTAAAAATATCCACTATGAGGGAAAAGCAGCACATGGAGCTTTAATCATTGTTGAGTGTATGAGTGACAATCCTACACGCACAGTGGCTAATGTAAAAGCAATTTTTAGCAAAAATGGTGGAGAAATTTTGCAAAATGGCTCTTTGACTTTTATGTTTTCACACAAAGCTGTTTTTCATCTTGAAAAATATGATGGAGATTTAGAAGAACTTGAACTTGAACTCATTGATGCAGGACTTGAAGAACTTGAACAAAATGATGAAGAATTACTAATTATAGGTGATTACACTGCTTTTGGTGAACTTAGTAACGCCATAGAAAAAAAAGGCTTAGTGCTTAAAAAAGCAGGACTTGAATATCTTGCTAATAACCCCGTAAGCTTTAGTGAAGAGCAACTTCTTGATATTGAAAAATTGCTTGATAAATTAGAAGATGATGATGATGTACAAGCAGTTTATACCAACATAGAATAG
- a CDS encoding GNAT family N-acetyltransferase, with protein sequence MIRKARKDDVKKCIQLLALAMDHFIYKLSGYNDHQKAIEVLENFFTQENNRLSYENIYVYEEDNEILGVICFYDGALADELDKPLNEHLEFLGINEKVLKECDNEFYLDSICVDEKARGKGIAKKLIEYAFNEALKNGKKLSLIVEDENINAKMLYEKMGFKFIKNKIFHTYKYEYREKGE encoded by the coding sequence GTGATCAGAAAAGCTAGGAAAGATGATGTTAAAAAATGCATACAATTGCTTGCTTTGGCAATGGATCATTTTATATATAAACTTAGTGGCTATAATGATCATCAAAAAGCCATAGAGGTTTTAGAAAATTTCTTCACTCAAGAAAATAATCGTTTAAGCTATGAAAATATATATGTTTATGAAGAAGATAATGAAATTTTAGGTGTGATTTGTTTTTATGATGGGGCTTTGGCAGATGAGCTAGATAAGCCTTTAAATGAGCATTTAGAATTTTTAGGAATTAATGAAAAAGTTTTAAAAGAATGTGATAATGAGTTTTATTTAGATAGTATTTGCGTGGATGAAAAGGCAAGAGGGAAAGGTATTGCTAAGAAATTGATTGAATATGCCTTCAATGAAGCTTTGAAAAATGGCAAAAAGCTTTCATTAATCGTGGAAGATGAAAATATAAATGCAAAAATGCTTTATGAAAAAATGGGTTTTAAATTTATAAAAAATAAAATTTTTCACACTTATAAATATGAATACAGAGAAAAAGGAGAATAA
- a CDS encoding heavy-metal-associated domain-containing protein, whose amino-acid sequence MNIKTKNINCQSCVNLIKASLEDEFGAMQISVENKSIEIDLKAEQVEEFKKQLQDLGFEIDEA is encoded by the coding sequence ATGAATATAAAAACTAAAAATATTAATTGTCAAAGTTGTGTAAATTTAATCAAAGCTTCATTGGAAGATGAATTTGGTGCTATGCAAATAAGTGTTGAAAATAAAAGCATAGAGATTGATTTAAAAGCAGAGCAAGTTGAAGAGTTTAAAAAACAATTGCAAGATTTAGGTTTTGAGATAGATGAAGCATGA